A single genomic interval of uncultured Pseudodesulfovibrio sp. harbors:
- a CDS encoding glycosyltransferase family 1 protein — MNVLMFAINDPAGTAIQFCKALNLHTSHSARLVTLETRYTHSWEKDLHVPDLGPDGMEEVAILMREADIFHFHMTCDEHQPFGEHVPADFMKGKRIVHHHHGHHDFRSNPESFREKYRKLDRTNLLVSTPDLMHLLPEARWQPNLVPVNDPLFMPLGGRFDDPGQLLVCHSPTRKDLKNTDDFLAVVKSLYRKKVRLKVDMIDDVPNDHCLMRKRRCHVLFDHMQGYYGVSSLEGLSQGVAVIAGLNEWNREQVARFAGTDDLPWIIARDQAELEKRLRHFHNDRAYCEACGMQGRRFMEDHWSDRRVAGYLAEFYESL, encoded by the coding sequence ATGAATGTCCTGATGTTTGCCATTAACGACCCTGCCGGAACGGCCATCCAGTTCTGCAAGGCCTTGAATCTCCACACTTCGCATTCGGCTCGGCTTGTCACGCTGGAGACCCGGTATACCCACTCGTGGGAAAAGGATCTGCACGTTCCCGATCTCGGGCCGGACGGCATGGAGGAGGTAGCCATCCTCATGCGTGAGGCGGATATCTTTCATTTCCACATGACCTGTGACGAACATCAGCCGTTTGGCGAACACGTTCCTGCCGATTTCATGAAGGGGAAGCGCATAGTCCACCATCATCACGGGCATCACGACTTTCGTTCCAACCCGGAATCCTTCCGTGAAAAATACCGGAAACTCGACCGCACCAATCTGCTGGTAAGCACTCCTGACCTGATGCATCTCCTGCCCGAGGCCCGCTGGCAGCCGAACCTCGTTCCGGTCAACGACCCGCTGTTCATGCCGCTGGGCGGCCGGTTTGACGATCCCGGACAGCTTCTGGTCTGTCATTCTCCCACGCGCAAGGATCTCAAGAACACCGATGATTTCCTGGCTGTCGTCAAGAGCCTGTACAGGAAGAAAGTACGTCTCAAGGTGGACATGATCGACGATGTCCCCAATGACCACTGTCTGATGCGTAAGCGGCGCTGCCATGTGCTGTTTGACCACATGCAGGGATATTACGGCGTCAGCAGCCTTGAGGGGCTGTCGCAGGGCGTGGCGGTCATCGCCGGACTCAACGAGTGGAACCGGGAGCAGGTGGCGCGCTTTGCCGGAACCGATGACCTGCCGTGGATCATTGCCCGCGATCAGGCCGAACTTGAAAAACGTTTGCGCCATTTTCACAATGACCGTGCGTACTGTGAAGCCTGCGGTATGCAGGGACGCCGTTTCAT
- a CDS encoding Hpt domain-containing protein, producing MKKFQVIVDVDLKSIMPRYFEIQREELGKMESAIQTGDGTTLSKFGHRLKGTGTSYGFARLTELGAAVEIAGREARFDEARTLTAEIRAYLENVDIIYGEIE from the coding sequence GTGAAAAAGTTTCAGGTAATAGTGGATGTCGATCTCAAGTCGATCATGCCGCGCTATTTCGAGATCCAGCGGGAAGAACTCGGGAAAATGGAGTCTGCCATCCAGACAGGTGACGGCACTACCCTCAGCAAATTCGGTCACCGGCTCAAGGGGACAGGGACTTCCTATGGGTTTGCGCGACTGACCGAACTCGGTGCGGCGGTAGAGATTGCCGGACGGGAAGCCCGGTTCGACGAAGCCCGTACCCTGACGGCAGAGATTCGCGCCTATCTTGAAAATGTGGATATCATTTACGGAGAGATCGAATAG
- the budA gene encoding acetolactate decarboxylase codes for MRLLGKISVAVFLIGFLFFGQTAQAGRPVYQYATIDALLAGLYDGQMTLEELKFKGDFGLGTLNGLDGELVVLDGQAYHIMAGGKASIPADSSRIPFAAVCFFEQDATLKLSGISSLEALNTAILKAVPSRNIFCAIRIDADFRNVKARAIPKQNPPYAPLAELVKEQVVVNFSGQGTLVGIYSPSFVKGVGVPGFHWHFLTADHKGGGHVLDCEISPASARLDFIREFTVQLPDSETYDAVDLTPDRSKELHSVEKDSVRKQ; via the coding sequence ATGCGTTTACTCGGCAAGATTTCGGTTGCGGTATTTCTGATCGGTTTTCTGTTTTTTGGCCAGACGGCACAGGCGGGGCGTCCGGTTTATCAGTATGCCACTATCGATGCGCTGCTGGCCGGTCTGTATGACGGGCAGATGACGCTTGAAGAACTCAAGTTCAAGGGAGATTTCGGACTGGGCACCCTGAACGGGCTGGACGGGGAACTGGTCGTGCTCGACGGGCAGGCCTACCACATCATGGCGGGCGGCAAGGCGTCCATTCCGGCGGATTCCTCCCGCATCCCCTTTGCCGCGGTCTGTTTTTTCGAGCAGGACGCGACCCTCAAGCTCAGTGGAATTTCCTCTCTGGAAGCATTGAACACCGCCATCCTGAAAGCCGTTCCGTCACGCAACATTTTCTGCGCCATCCGCATTGACGCGGATTTCAGGAACGTCAAGGCCCGCGCCATTCCGAAACAGAACCCCCCCTACGCACCGTTGGCGGAACTGGTCAAGGAGCAGGTAGTGGTCAACTTTTCAGGACAGGGTACATTGGTCGGCATCTATTCGCCCTCGTTCGTCAAGGGAGTCGGCGTACCCGGTTTCCATTGGCATTTCCTGACCGCGGATCACAAGGGCGGCGGCCATGTGCTGGACTGCGAAATATCTCCCGCTTCTGCCCGACTCGACTTTATTCGTGAATTTACGGTACAGTTGCCCGACTCCGAGACGTATGACGCCGTGGACCTGACTCCGGACCGGAGCAAGGAACTCCATTCGGTGGAAAAGGACTCGGTTCGGAAGCAGTGA
- a CDS encoding chemotaxis protein CheD: MKGLGQGLPKVFLQTGDCFFGVQPTLVSTVLGSCVAVIIHVPKMGIGTICHAFLPDSSDRRGHVSHEPQVCRYVDTALQNMLETLDKIGVPRRDLVIKLFGGSTGVAVRGMENSTYDIGRRNIEMARKLLKFARLDIQVEDVGGNKGRKLMFHTQTGEVWVKRLRQTAFENLNGDTAGTKF, translated from the coding sequence ATGAAAGGACTCGGACAGGGACTGCCCAAGGTTTTTCTTCAGACAGGTGACTGTTTTTTCGGTGTTCAGCCAACATTGGTGAGTACCGTTCTCGGCTCCTGTGTGGCCGTGATCATACACGTTCCGAAAATGGGCATCGGCACCATCTGTCACGCCTTTCTGCCGGACAGTTCGGATCGGCGAGGGCATGTTTCGCATGAACCGCAGGTGTGCAGGTATGTGGATACGGCCCTGCAAAACATGCTTGAGACTCTGGACAAGATCGGCGTTCCGCGCCGGGATCTTGTTATCAAGCTGTTTGGCGGCTCTACCGGGGTGGCTGTGCGCGGAATGGAAAACAGCACTTACGACATAGGGCGTCGTAATATCGAAATGGCCCGGAAGCTGTTGAAATTCGCTCGGCTCGACATACAGGTTGAGGATGTGGGCGGCAACAAGGGGCGCAAGCTCATGTTCCATACGCAGACGGGCGAAGTATGGGTCAAGAGGTTGCGGCAGACTGCCTTTGAAAATTTGAACGGCGACACGGCGGGAACAAAATTCTAG
- a CDS encoding MFS transporter: MADAYKQRRMYVFLLVLMVGAHIGFQGWRTLLNNFAVDVGGLSGLDIGIVQSVREIPGFLALLALYVILIIREHKLAALSVAILGAGVALTGLMPSTGGLVFTTLVMSFGFHYFETMNQSLTLQYFSHSEAPLVMGRLRSVTALTNILVGAAIYFMTKAMGYTEMFALLGAAAVGCGLWALTRDPSQTDIPPQRKKMALHGKYWLYYALTFLSGARRQIFVAFAVFLLVEKFGFTLRHITILFVLNNIINYFANPIIGKAINRFGERVVLSTEYTVLALVFLGYAYTENPWLAAGLYVVDNIFFNFAIGIKTFYQKVADPKDIASGMAVGFTINHIAAVFIPALGGLMWIMDYRMVFLGAVALSLVSLALVQCVPAQLEKAQYGS, encoded by the coding sequence ATGGCTGATGCCTACAAACAGCGCAGGATGTATGTTTTCCTGCTCGTCCTCATGGTGGGGGCGCATATCGGATTTCAGGGATGGCGGACCCTGCTCAATAACTTCGCCGTGGACGTGGGCGGACTGTCCGGTCTCGACATCGGCATTGTTCAGTCCGTGCGTGAGATTCCCGGTTTTCTCGCCCTGCTCGCCCTGTATGTAATTCTCATCATCAGGGAACACAAGCTGGCAGCGTTGTCTGTCGCCATTCTCGGTGCGGGTGTGGCCCTGACCGGGCTGATGCCGTCCACCGGCGGACTGGTTTTCACCACGCTCGTCATGAGTTTCGGTTTTCACTATTTCGAGACCATGAACCAGTCTCTGACCCTCCAGTATTTCAGCCACTCCGAAGCTCCGCTGGTCATGGGGCGTCTGCGTAGCGTCACGGCACTGACCAACATCCTCGTGGGGGCCGCCATATATTTCATGACAAAGGCCATGGGGTATACCGAGATGTTCGCACTGCTCGGCGCGGCAGCCGTCGGATGCGGGCTGTGGGCGTTGACCCGTGACCCGTCGCAGACCGACATCCCGCCGCAGCGGAAGAAGATGGCGCTGCATGGGAAATATTGGCTGTACTATGCCCTGACTTTCCTGAGCGGAGCCAGACGCCAGATATTTGTTGCGTTTGCGGTGTTTCTTTTGGTGGAAAAATTCGGTTTCACCCTGCGTCACATCACCATTTTGTTCGTGCTCAATAACATTATCAACTATTTTGCCAACCCGATCATCGGGAAGGCGATCAACCGGTTCGGTGAACGCGTCGTGCTGAGCACGGAATACACTGTGCTCGCCCTTGTCTTTCTCGGGTATGCCTATACGGAAAATCCGTGGCTGGCGGCAGGGTTGTACGTGGTGGACAATATCTTTTTCAATTTTGCCATCGGCATCAAGACGTTCTACCAGAAGGTCGCTGATCCCAAGGATATCGCGTCGGGCATGGCTGTCGGGTTCACCATCAACCACATCGCCGCAGTCTTTATTCCGGCTTTGGGCGGGCTGATGTGGATCATGGATTACCGGATGGTTTTTCTCGGGGCCGTGGCCCTGAGCCTCGTGTCGCTTGCTCTGGTGCAGTGTGTTCCGGCTCAGCTTGAAAAGGCGCAATACGGGAGTTGA
- a CDS encoding DUF523 domain-containing protein: MQNQIVIVSACLAGIRCRYDGNNNTSEAVLDLVRKGDAIPFCPEVFGGLTTPRPCCELQNGRVIDTDGVDRTDAFLRGAEEGLKLARLAGCTEAVLKANSPSCGCGRVYDGTFSGNRIPGNGVFAELLLANGFTIRTEEDLD, from the coding sequence ATGCAAAACCAAATAGTTATCGTTAGCGCTTGTCTTGCAGGCATCCGCTGCCGTTACGACGGGAATAACAATACCAGCGAAGCCGTACTCGACCTCGTGCGAAAAGGGGACGCCATTCCCTTCTGTCCGGAAGTATTCGGCGGCCTGACAACACCCCGCCCCTGCTGCGAATTGCAGAACGGACGCGTCATCGACACCGACGGCGTGGACCGGACGGACGCCTTCCTGCGCGGAGCCGAAGAAGGGTTGAAGCTCGCCAGACTCGCCGGATGCACCGAGGCCGTGCTCAAGGCCAATTCCCCGTCCTGCGGTTGCGGCAGGGTCTATGACGGAACCTTCTCGGGCAACCGCATTCCCGGCAACGGTGTTTTCGCCGAACTGCTGCTCGCCAACGGTTTCACCATCCGCACCGAAGAGGACCTCGACTGA
- a CDS encoding SprT family zinc-dependent metalloprotease: protein MTDYSGLPLVIKENARARRVLVKLVPGRGLEVVVPRGFDTGLVPDILDKKRKWIERTRDRMLADGADLSGKPPEVPETIEFTAMDRTYTLHCIHRAGRISVTENATRLMVSGPVTDPAVVIAALQHFTARKARQFLLPRLDSMSRNLGMEYSALRVRRQKTRWGSCSGRGTISLNAKALFLPVELVDHLLLHELCHTHHLNHSKKYWELVARHQPDFVRLEDELKNGTRHVPAWFRS, encoded by the coding sequence ATGACCGACTATTCCGGCCTGCCCCTTGTCATAAAGGAAAATGCCCGCGCCCGACGGGTGCTTGTCAAACTCGTCCCCGGACGGGGGCTTGAAGTCGTGGTGCCGCGAGGCTTCGACACCGGGCTGGTGCCCGATATTCTCGATAAAAAACGGAAATGGATAGAGCGAACGCGGGACCGGATGCTGGCGGACGGAGCCGACCTTTCAGGCAAACCGCCGGAAGTGCCGGAAACCATCGAATTCACGGCCATGGACCGAACATACACGCTGCATTGCATCCATCGGGCGGGACGGATTTCCGTTACGGAAAACGCCACCCGGCTCATGGTCTCCGGTCCGGTGACCGACCCGGCTGTCGTGATTGCCGCCCTGCAACACTTCACGGCCCGCAAGGCCCGCCAGTTCCTGCTTCCTCGCCTTGACTCCATGAGCCGGAATCTCGGCATGGAGTACTCCGCGCTCCGGGTCAGACGCCAGAAAACCCGCTGGGGCAGCTGTTCGGGCCGCGGCACCATCAGCCTGAATGCCAAGGCCCTGTTCCTGCCCGTCGAACTGGTCGATCATCTGCTGTTGCACGAGCTCTGCCACACGCACCACCTCAACCATTCCAAAAAATACTGGGAACTGGTGGCCCGCCACCAGCCGGATTTCGTTCGCCTTGAAGACGAACTGAAAAACGGAACCAGACATGTACCTGCCTGGTTCCGTTCGTAA
- the purE gene encoding 5-(carboxyamino)imidazole ribonucleotide mutase has protein sequence MPQVAIFMGSISDEDKMRPCADLLTELGVDHVFTVSSAHRTPERTARLVSEFEADGCQVFICAAGLAAHLAGAVAAKTIKPVLGVPLTASAFGGMDAMMATVQMPPGFPVGTLALDKVGAKNAAWLAAQILALHDESIAEKLREAREGFKESVEKAAQSL, from the coding sequence ATGCCACAGGTTGCCATTTTCATGGGTTCCATTTCCGACGAAGACAAAATGCGTCCCTGCGCCGATCTGCTCACCGAGCTGGGCGTGGATCACGTATTCACGGTTTCATCCGCGCATCGCACCCCGGAGCGCACCGCAAGGCTCGTGTCCGAATTCGAGGCCGACGGCTGTCAGGTGTTCATCTGTGCCGCAGGTCTTGCCGCGCATCTCGCCGGTGCTGTTGCCGCCAAGACCATCAAGCCCGTGCTCGGCGTGCCGCTGACAGCCTCGGCCTTCGGCGGCATGGACGCCATGATGGCCACGGTGCAGATGCCTCCGGGATTCCCGGTAGGCACGCTTGCCCTCGACAAGGTCGGAGCCAAGAACGCCGCGTGGCTTGCCGCACAGATCCTCGCCCTGCACGACGAATCCATCGCGGAAAAGCTCAGGGAGGCCCGTGAAGGGTTCAAGGAATCTGTGGAAAAGGCGGCACAGAGCCTGTAG
- the purD gene encoding phosphoribosylamine--glycine ligase, with amino-acid sequence MKILVVGSGGREHALCWKLAQNPKVEHILCAPGNGGTAEIGENVEVRDDDIPALVSLARQRDVDLVVAGPEMPLVLGLENALRQEGIPCFGPNAYSANLEGSKAFSKNVMADAGVPTAPFRVFDEFDSAVAFVKEKGAPIVVKADGLAAGKGVVVAQTEEEAIEALEDMMVKLSFGAAGERVVIEEALKGEEASFLAFCDGTNYALLPSSQDHKAAYEGDTGPNTGGMGAYSPAPILPKEKYAETAELCIKPILRHLAAKGEPFKGVLYAGLMYTENGPSVLEYNVRFGDPECQPLLMRLETDLLEIMFACIDGKLDQLDVVSTPQTACGVVIAAEGYPGSYPKGMEITGLADADAMEGVKVFQAGTKLENGKTVTSGGRVLCVTALGDDLAAAQKKAYEAVDKVHFDKSYYRRDIADKGLKRLK; translated from the coding sequence ATGAAGATACTGGTTGTCGGAAGCGGCGGACGCGAGCACGCATTGTGCTGGAAGCTCGCACAAAATCCCAAGGTTGAACATATTCTGTGTGCGCCCGGTAACGGCGGAACCGCCGAAATCGGCGAAAACGTCGAGGTCAGGGATGACGACATCCCGGCGCTTGTATCGCTTGCAAGGCAGCGTGACGTTGATCTTGTTGTAGCCGGTCCGGAGATGCCTCTTGTCCTTGGTCTGGAAAATGCCCTTCGTCAGGAAGGGATTCCCTGCTTCGGTCCCAACGCCTATTCGGCCAATCTGGAAGGCTCCAAGGCCTTTTCCAAGAATGTCATGGCTGATGCCGGTGTGCCTACCGCACCGTTCCGTGTCTTTGACGAATTCGATTCCGCAGTCGCCTTTGTGAAGGAAAAGGGTGCTCCCATCGTGGTCAAGGCCGACGGCCTCGCCGCGGGCAAGGGAGTTGTCGTGGCCCAGACCGAAGAGGAAGCCATCGAAGCTCTTGAAGACATGATGGTGAAGCTTTCCTTCGGCGCAGCAGGCGAGCGTGTTGTCATCGAGGAAGCGCTCAAGGGAGAGGAGGCATCCTTTCTCGCTTTCTGTGACGGCACCAACTACGCACTGCTCCCGTCCAGCCAGGATCACAAGGCTGCCTACGAGGGAGACACCGGACCCAACACCGGCGGCATGGGAGCCTATTCACCGGCCCCGATCCTGCCCAAGGAAAAATATGCCGAGACCGCGGAGCTGTGCATCAAGCCCATCCTGCGCCATCTTGCTGCCAAAGGCGAACCGTTCAAGGGTGTGCTCTATGCGGGCCTGATGTATACCGAGAACGGCCCGAGCGTGCTTGAGTACAACGTGCGTTTCGGCGATCCCGAATGCCAGCCGCTGCTCATGCGCCTTGAAACCGACCTGCTTGAAATCATGTTTGCCTGCATCGACGGCAAGCTGGATCAGCTGGATGTCGTGTCCACGCCCCAGACTGCCTGCGGTGTGGTCATTGCGGCTGAAGGGTATCCCGGTTCCTATCCCAAGGGTATGGAGATAACCGGACTGGCCGACGCCGACGCCATGGAAGGGGTCAAGGTCTTTCAGGCCGGGACAAAGCTGGAAAACGGCAAGACCGTGACCTCCGGCGGCCGCGTATTGTGCGTCACCGCTCTCGGGGACGATCTCGCTGCTGCACAGAAAAAAGCGTACGAGGCCGTGGACAAGGTGCATTTCGACAAGAGCTATTATCGTCGAGACATCGCGGACAAGGGCTTGAAGCGCCTTAAATAA
- a CDS encoding ammonium transporter: MNYTDNAFILICAALVMFMTPGLALFYGGLVRSKNVLATIMQSFIMLGLVSVLWAVCGYSLSFGTDIGGLIGGMDFIFLNGVGMDTIGSPAENLPHLTFMIFQCMFAVITPALISGAFAERMKFGGFMVFSALWLILVYTPMCHWVWGGGWMGEMGALDFAGGAVVHMSSGAAALCCAILLGKRKGHGTTAFIPHNLPMTILGAGILWFGWFGFNAGSALAADGAAANAFVTTHMATAAAALSWIIAEWVHGGKATTLGAASGAVAGLVAITPAAGFVTPMPAIIIGLCAGAICYGGIMLKNKFGYDDALDVVGIHGIGGTFGALATGVFASIGAEGLMYGNPYQLWIQFVSVIASWAFCFAMTFVIFKVVDATVGLKATDEEQDKGMDIAEHSETGYQW; this comes from the coding sequence ATGAATTATACAGACAATGCTTTCATTCTTATCTGCGCGGCTCTGGTCATGTTCATGACGCCCGGGCTGGCGCTCTTTTACGGCGGGCTCGTCCGCTCCAAAAACGTTCTGGCGACCATCATGCAGTCGTTCATCATGCTCGGTCTGGTTTCCGTGCTCTGGGCGGTCTGCGGATATTCCCTGTCCTTCGGGACCGACATCGGCGGCCTCATCGGCGGCATGGACTTCATTTTTCTGAACGGCGTGGGCATGGATACCATCGGCTCACCTGCCGAGAACCTGCCGCACCTGACATTCATGATATTCCAGTGCATGTTCGCGGTCATCACCCCGGCCCTCATTTCAGGCGCTTTTGCCGAACGCATGAAGTTCGGCGGGTTCATGGTCTTTTCAGCCCTCTGGCTGATTCTGGTCTACACCCCCATGTGCCACTGGGTATGGGGAGGCGGCTGGATGGGCGAAATGGGCGCGCTCGATTTCGCGGGCGGGGCCGTTGTCCACATGAGTTCCGGAGCAGCGGCTCTGTGCTGCGCCATCCTTCTGGGCAAACGAAAAGGGCACGGCACAACCGCCTTCATCCCGCACAATCTGCCCATGACCATTCTCGGCGCGGGCATCCTGTGGTTCGGCTGGTTCGGATTCAACGCAGGCAGCGCGCTCGCCGCTGACGGCGCAGCCGCCAACGCCTTTGTCACCACCCACATGGCGACCGCAGCAGCAGCCCTTTCGTGGATCATCGCGGAATGGGTACACGGCGGCAAGGCCACCACTCTGGGCGCGGCATCCGGCGCGGTCGCAGGACTGGTCGCCATCACCCCGGCTGCCGGATTCGTCACTCCCATGCCCGCGATCATCATCGGACTCTGTGCAGGCGCGATCTGCTACGGCGGCATCATGCTCAAAAACAAATTCGGGTACGACGACGCACTCGACGTCGTGGGCATTCACGGCATCGGCGGCACGTTCGGCGCACTCGCCACCGGCGTTTTCGCCAGCATCGGGGCCGAAGGACTGATGTACGGCAATCCGTACCAGCTCTGGATTCAGTTTGTATCGGTCATCGCATCATGGGCCTTCTGCTTTGCCATGACATTTGTCATATTCAAGGTGGTGGACGCCACCGTTGGCCTCAAGGCCACGGACGAGGAACAGGACAAGGGCATGGACATCGCCGAGCACAGCGAAACAGGATACCAGTGGTAG
- a CDS encoding P-II family nitrogen regulator, giving the protein MKKIEIITRTFKLDDIKTALSGIGVRGMTVNEVKGFGRQGGHKEVYRGAEYQVDFVPKIKIDVVVEDDFAAEVVEAAQKAAQTGQVGDGKIFVSPVDEVVRIRTGETGEDAI; this is encoded by the coding sequence ATGAAGAAAATTGAAATCATCACCCGAACGTTCAAACTCGACGACATCAAGACGGCCCTCTCCGGCATCGGAGTCAGGGGCATGACGGTCAACGAAGTCAAGGGATTCGGACGTCAGGGAGGCCACAAGGAAGTCTATCGCGGCGCGGAATATCAGGTGGACTTCGTCCCCAAGATCAAGATCGACGTGGTTGTCGAGGACGACTTTGCCGCCGAGGTGGTCGAAGCCGCACAGAAAGCCGCGCAGACCGGACAGGTGGGAGACGGAAAGATATTCGTCTCCCCGGTGGACGAAGTCGTCCGCATCCGCACCGGAGAAACCGGCGAAGACGCCATCTAG